The DNA region GCTAACacttattttgttaaaactgttaaTACGTTTtagacaaaaatatattttcctaCTTCTTTTCATTattccattattattttttttttgcagcaacaCATTCAGATAGATGTAACTGTGGGCTGCTGGTTGAACAGCTGAAAGCCAGGCTTGAGTTTGTGGAGTCCAACTTCACGCAAACAACACAGAGGATGAGGATGGAAATGGACCAGATTACCAAAGAAAGGGACAACGTTAACTTGGAGGCCATCCGTCTGAGGAGGGACAAATCCACACATGAAAAGGAGGTGGAGTTCTATAGACAAAAATGCAAAGATGACTTTTCCCAGTCCTTGAGTGGAGTCTCCAATGTCACTAAGGCTTTCCTACAGAAGGTCGATTCCCTTTTCCCTGCACACATCGCCTTCCAGCTCACCTGTGCGAAACAGAGGGAACACCTGGAGCAGATCCGCACCAATTGCACCAGCCTGTCCAGAGAAGTGGAGGACAGGTTCCAGCGTTACCTGAACAGTGTAGGAGAACAGGTGTCAAGCATCCAGGGTGAGAACAGCCGCTTGAAGGCAGAGAACTGGCGATTGTCTGAGGACTACCGCTGGTGCAGCCAGAACCGCACGGGCCTGATccagcagcacagacagaacTTGGACAAGCTTCAACAGAAACATGATGAGGACAAGGAGAGACTCCTGATGGACAAGATGAGGCTAAATGGAGAGATAGAAGTCCTGATCAACAGTgtcaaatataaaagtaaagAGGTCGAGCACCTTACAGAGAAAATCAAGTATCTCAACATGTCCTGCATTTCTAAGGTAAGAAAACAAGTGCCGTGACTTATTACATGAGCATGTTATAAGCTCTGCAGGGGTGTAAGCAGCAGCATGGACTCTTAGGGCCACAAGCTGGGCTGTACATTTCTGTACCAAGAACAATCTTGTAAAACCTTCTGAACAATATTAATTGTTCTTTTTAGAGAAGCAGTTTGCCTGTGAAGGCAGTTTAAAGGATAAACGACAACAAGTATCAAAAACAGTGATTGATTTTGCTCAGGGAACTAACTGTGAGCTGTAGACAGCAGTAGCAGATAGCAGATATTACAGGCAAGGAATGCAGATGGAGATTCTCTAGTATAGTATAATGTAATGTGAGTTCATACAGGTTATCATCACATTGTGTAGCTCTTGACTTTAACTACAAAACCCCTGTTATATGTAATGATCTGCATACATTTGTGCAGCAATTAGGTCATTTTGTGCACAAATTCTAGCTATGTTGTCAATAATGCTCTCCATCTAGATATATTTGCTCATATAACACCTAGAAATACTAACAAAGCCCTTATCTCAGTGCTTTGAGATCTTAAGGCCTTGCATAAGATGTATGAGATCAAAGCGGCCTGATTAAGTGCAtaggaggaggtgggggagggAAATTGTCTGCCAGTAAAGTGCAAGCGGTCAGAAGGGTGAGAAGTGGGCAAATATTTCTGTCAGTTATGTTAAGGGTCTGCTGTTGTGTAAGGACAAATGTATAACCTAGACATGAAGCTCTATGATGTTCTTCAAATCAACGAATCAGGGGTTTGCGtcttaaaacagaaaatgtaatttaatataatcatgtttttataatCAGTTTTTCCCATATTAATGTAAACATTGCTCTTATTTGATTTCAGCCTGGATTTGGTGGATTTTCAGGGGGCTCAAACTCTTGGACAGGCACACAGAGTCAACCTGGCTTCAGCGGGTCAGCATTCAATAAGCCAGGGTCAACTGGGGCGGGTTCTTCAAGCTCATCCCTCTTCTCGACTGGGTTGGGTAGCTCCACCGGGTCAGCATTCAATAAGCCAGGGTCAACTGGGGCGGGTTCTTCAAGCTCATCCCTCTTCTCGACTGGGTTGGGTAGCTCCACCGGGTCAGCATTCAATAAGCCAGGGTCAACTGGGGCGGGTTCTTCAAGCTCATCCCTCTTCTCGACTGGGTTGGGTAGCTCCACCGGGTCAGCATTCAATAAGCCAGGATCAACTGGGGCGGGTTCTTCAAGCTCATCCTCTTCTCGACTGGGTCGGGTAGCTCCACCGGTCAGCATTCAATAAGCCAGGATCAACTGGGGCGGGTTCTTCAAGCTCATCCTCTTCTCGACTGGGTCGGGTAGCTCCACCGGTCAGCATTCAATAAGCCAGGATCAACTGGGGCGGGCTCTTCAAGCTCATCCCTCTTCTCGACTGGGTCGGGTAGCCCCGCCGGGTCAGCATTCAATAAGCCAGGATCAACTGGGGCGGGTTCTTCAAGCTCATCCCTCTTCTCGACTGGGTCGGGTAGCTCCACCGGGTCAGCATTCAATAAGCCAGGATCAACTGGGGCGGGCTCTTCAAGCTCATCCCTCTTCTCGACTGGGTCGGGTAGCTCCGGGTCAGCATTCAATAAACCAGCCTTCCCAAGCTTTGGATCAACAGGGTCAAATCCAAACCTTGGCTCAAGTGGGATAGGCGCAAATAAGCCAGCACTGAATGGGAAAGGCTCATCAGCCAGTGGGTCATCCTCTGGGCCAACTGGATCGACGAATAAGAGTGGGTCAAGCAGCTCCCCATTTTCTTGGTTTAACTCAGGTCTAAGTAAGACAGGAAGTGGAACAGGGAAAGGAACATCAAGTGGGACTAGTAATGGTGGAACTGGATCTTCATTTGGTGCAGGAAAGACGAGTGGATTCGGAGGTGGCCCAGGTAAGAATATATAAATGCCGTAGGTGCAGTTGTTTGTCTGTATATTATTCCCATTCTGGGACGTTTTTTTAAGTAAAGGTATGGTTCACCCAGATTATTAAAGATTATTAAAGTGTTGAAAAATTGGAATTAAAAGATTCAGCAGAAATAGTCTTTCCTGGATTGTTGACAgggaggtctgtggattatccagagtaacaggggAACAAACtactgtttaatttttaaaatgtcattttcaatgCTTCGGGCAGCActaatgaaattccattcatcCCCATTCTCAGGGATAAGGGATATCTAACATAATAACTATCTGCAtggaaagatagatagataatttgggtgaactgaccctttaaaattTTGCAAGTAATGCAAGATACATGCATAAACTAGGACAGTACATACTGCATGTATTACACATAACCGTCCGTTTGTATTAAAAGTATGTATTTGATTCCAAACTCCATTATAATAATTCCACAACTTAATCAAACTTGGAATGAATGATTGATGCTTGTAGCCTTTGTAGAACCTCAGAAGAAATGCTAACTGTTAGCAGTTCTTTAGTATTGTAAAGCATAAAAGCAGCTTGATCGATTACTTCATGGCTAAGTAATGACAAATCACTGTTTCCTCATGTTTAACCAACAGTCAGCGTTACTCAGCACCTTCAAGATCTGCAGCGCATCATCAACCCCCCTGGCCCAGAGTGAGTATTAAGTATCTTTAGCTTTAGTTTGAGTTGAGTTTGAATGTAAAAGTGtcgctgctgtttgtgttgcagTCTGAACAGTGTGTGCACAGACCAACAcattagtccgtctctcaatactttgacTTCcccaccctgtctgtggcactcagccccaaaccTGCTGGTTCTTACTGGAGatgtaaatatatagtttcattttttttaaatgctaaatgaaTTTCTAAAagagctgggcactgtagttcgtagcaaatgttactcaaacagaagtaaataTAGTGAATTTGTTGGGGTCTATTTTCAGCCacggatttaaaaaaaacatttgactcaaaataaactacagtgcccatgttcatcccagtgaaggaacatgtcatatgccagtgcaacagtgtggctcgtTGATATGTTTTTGCACAAACATAGAGCTATATGgcacaaagaaataaacaaaatcagaCTTTAActgatcaattcattgttggttttggtttatttcatgggatttgttgacagtaagacaAATACAGAATTCTTTTTAACAATAAGCtgtgatatttttatgttttgtttttatgttttttatgtagtatttttctctctctcattctttctttcttgtttgcttttttctttttccagggAGAAACAAGATCTCGCCAGAATGTTGGGTTAGACCATCTTGACTTAAGAGATTTATCTAGATGCATCTATTACCCACAGCTAAATGCAAGCTTCTCATATTGAGTTCATATATTATTTATCAATATATTATACACTGTTTGTGACAGTTTATAATTCAATATGCATTTAGAAAAGTAATTTGAATAACGTTTGCACTTTTTTATGTACAATGTGAAGTTTGTGTGTTAATGATTTGTATCTACTCAGTATGCAGCTTAGCATGAATAAGCaaatgtagtatttttacactgtaaacacagaaaaataaaagctttgtttAAACATAAGCACATCAactgttcctgcctcttctttGTAAATAAAGCTATTTAAGATATTACCCTATGCAGACCTGGAAATAGCTGTTTGTCCCTGTGTGCGTCACCTATTGTGTGGCTAATTGTCTACAAATGTCTCCCCAACCCCTCCTGTGATGTTTCAGGCAAAGTTTACAGGCAACGCGATTTAATCCCTCCAACATGTTTATGTCTACCTGTCAGCTGGCAGAGGCAGATGGGAGGAACCTTTGGAAACACTCTTGTATACAAGCTGTTGTTTAAAACAATGTGCTGCCACTTAACTATAGAGAACAAGGACATCCATAGCCTAAATAAAATCCTAATACATCTTTTATAAAGAACACATGAGGGGTGGGGGGAATGGAGCTTGTCTTGGTATGTTATGAGTGTTCTGACCTTTCCCAAAATAAGTCTAAACACAGCAAAATCAGCCAGATTTTATCTTTAATCTTTGGTGATTGGTTGATTTACAAAACAAAGAGCCAGAaattaatataaacaaaatagaAATGGTATATAATCgtatgttttatttgtgagATATGAATGGCACTTTCCTTACTTCTCTGTAATAGagttttaaattatattattgacATGGATCATAGAATTAGTTCAGTGCAAATTTACTTTCATTTGGACCAGTACAACATTACCAAGGAGCCAAAATGGAGCGGGGAAACAAACCGTCACGAGAACAGACCGACATCCTGTTCGTTGCACTGTGAAAGGATGGGAACGTACTGTTAATTCAAGAACCAAAAGTGCATTGTGTTGGCGCCAATTAATAAATACTTAGACTTGACCAAAGGCAGAGTTCTTTCCAGTCTAAAGGATTTCCTTTGTTTAACATCAAGTGTTTGTACACATTTGGGATGTGCAGATTACTGCAGGAGCAGTTGTGAGGATATTAAAGGTCAACTGGTTGGATGCTTCTGGGAGTCCCTTTATTAGACTGACTGAGACGCAGGATGTGTTAAAACTACTTCACTGGAAAATCATCATGATAATGCTGGTCT from Siniperca chuatsi isolate FFG_IHB_CAS linkage group LG13, ASM2008510v1, whole genome shotgun sequence includes:
- the plvapa gene encoding plasmalemma vesicle associated protein a, producing the protein MYSSGYSEVSKDSPVARKKMQYRSKGKSCGYYMRIVFFFSSLIQSLIIVSLVLFLIYGKKQDSASTSRIQDLEDSFSRLSIENVALRQQRKNLTNLLNTTLTNKARNDWDLAELRHFANISAILIKDIDRRLQQCTGEFMMCKTTPRLPSHCQTPSTHSDRCNCGLLVEQLKARLEFVESNFTQTTQRMRMEMDQITKERDNVNLEAIRLRRDKSTHEKEVEFYRQKCKDDFSQSLSGVSNVTKAFLQKVDSLFPAHIAFQLTCAKQREHLEQIRTNCTSLSREVEDRFQRYLNSVGEQVSSIQGENSRLKAENWRLSEDYRWCSQNRTGLIQQHRQNLDKLQQKHDEDKERLLMDKMRLNGEIEVLINSVKYKSKEVEHLTEKIKYLNMSCISKPGFGGFSGGSNSWTGTQSQPGFSGSAFNKPGSTGAGSSSSSLFSTGLGSSTGSAFNKPGSTGAGSSSSSLFSTGLGSSTGSAFNKPGSTGAGSSSSSLFSTGLGSSTGSAFNKPGSTGAGSSSSSSSRLGRVAPPVSILHRSAFNKPGSTGAGSSSSSLFSTGSGSPAGSAFNKPGSTGAGSSSSSLFSTGSGSSTGSAFNKPGSTGAGSSSSSLFSTGSGSSGSAFNKPAFPSFGSTGSNPNLGSSGIGANKPALNGKGSSASGSSSGPTGSTNKSGSSSSPFSWFNSGLSKTGSGTGKGTSSGTSNGGTGSSFGAGKTSGFGGGPVSVTQHLQDLQRIINPPGPEEKQDLARMLG